The following coding sequences are from one Eublepharis macularius isolate TG4126 chromosome 19, MPM_Emac_v1.0, whole genome shotgun sequence window:
- the SUOX gene encoding sulfite oxidase, mitochondrial isoform X1 has protein sequence MSCPFNLVHFSGLDKMLLTRTSKSGLWTLQKTYWFRTCPPAYLASSPSRPHGTWNSAGSTRRRFVVAAGAGLGIGTILAYGNYRRQAAEVDPPASTSGPPFPVFTRQEVACHHSDADRVWVTYGSDVFDVTDFLELHPGGKSKILLAAGGALEPFWALYAMHKQEHVLEILQSYKVGELSPEEPPQPSVGDPYAEDPPRHPALKINTLKPFNAEPPSEVIAENYLTPSPFFFKRNHLPVPLVDPAAYRLHVQDACGRTLSLSLRDLKRSFRKHDVVATVQCAGNRRAEMNALQSTNRLGWGIGAISTACWGGVLLRDVLVHAGYQPGDEGHVCFEGLDRDQSGTVYGASIPLKKAMNPEGDVLLAYEMNGEELPRDHGFPLRVVVPGTVGARSVKWLTRISVGPEESKSHWQRKDYKGFSPAVTWDTVDFSKAPSIQEMPVQSAITEPSPDASVTPGELTVKGYAWSGGGRNVIRVDVSLDGGKSWREAELTGEEQLPGRAWAWKLWQLKASVPTGTKQLNIVCKAVDSSYNEQPDTVGPIWNILGVLNNAWHRVRISVGED, from the exons GTTTAGAACCTGCCCCCCGGCTTACTTGGCTTCGTCACCCTCCCGCCCCCATGGCACTTGGAACAGCGCTGGCAGCACTAGACGCAGGTTTGTGGTAGCAGCCGGGGCTGGGTTGGGAATAGGTACCATCTTGGCCTACGGAAACTACCGTCGACAG gcGGCTGAGGTTGACCCCCCAGCGTCCACATCTGGCCCTCCATTTCCTGTCTTCACCCGgcaggaagtggcttgccaccaCAGCGATGCCGATCGAGTATGGGTGACCTACGGCAGCGATGTGTTCGACGTTACAGATTTCTTAGAGTTGCATCCTGGAGGGAAAAGCAAGATTCTCCTGGCAGCAGGAGGTGCTCTGGAACCCTTTTGGGCTCTCTATGCGATGCACAAACAGGAACATGTTTTAGAGATCCTTCAAAGTTACAAAGTGGGGGAGCTGAGCCCAGAGGAGCCTCCCCAACCGAGTGTGGGAGACCCTTATGCAGAGGATCCGCCACGCCACCCTGCCCTGAAAATCAACACTTTGAAGCCCTTCAATGCAGAACCCCCTTCAGAGGTGATCGCTGAGAACTATCTGACCCCCAGCCCGTTCTTCTTCAAACGCAACCACCTTCCTGTTCCGCTTGTGGACCCTGCTGCCTACCGGCTGCATGTCCAGGACGCCTGTGGCCGGACACTGTCTCTTTCTCTGCGGGACTTGAAAAGAAGTTTTCGTAAGCACGACGTGGTTGCCACAGTGCAGTGTGCTGGCAATCGCCGGGCAGAAATGAATGCACTCCAGAGCACCAACCGGTTAGGTTGGGGCATTGGGGCCATTAGCACGGCGTGCTGGGGGGGCGTCCTCCTCCGGGACGTCCTTGTGCATGCTGGGTACCAGCCTGGCGACGAAGGGCATGTCTGCTTTGAAGGGCTAGACAGAGATCAGAGCGGCACCGTTTATGGTGCCTCTATCCCTTTGAAGAAAGCAATGAACCCCGAGGGGGACGTCCTCTTGGCCTATGAGATGAACGGAGAAGAGCTGCCTCGGGATCATGGATTCCCCCTCCGGGTCGTCGTGCCCGGTACCGTGGGTGCTCGAAGCGTCAAGTGGCTGACCCGAATTTCAGTGGgtccagaggaaagcaaaagccACTGGCAGCGGAAAGATTATAAAGGATTCTCTCCCGCTGTGACGTGGGATACGGTGGACTTTTCCAAGGCCCCTTCCATCCAAGAGATGCCGGTCCAGTCAGCCATCACCGAGCCCAGCCCTGATGCCTCTGTCACCCCTGGAGAACTCACGGTGAAGGGCTATGCTTGGAGTGGAGGCGGGCGAAATGTCATCCGTGTGGATGTCTCACTGGATGGTGGGAAGAGCTGGCGGGAGGCCGAGCTAACTGGGGAGGAGCAGTTGCCTGGCCGAGCTTGGGCATGGAAGCTGTGGCAGCTGAAGGCTTCTGTGCCCACGGGTACCAAACAGCTGAACATTGTCTGTAAGGCTGTGGACAGCAGCTACAATGAGCAGCCTGACACGGTGGGGCCGATCTGGAACATTTTGGGAGTGCTCAACAATGCTTGGCACCGGGTGCGCATCTCCGTCGGGgaggactaa
- the SUOX gene encoding sulfite oxidase, mitochondrial isoform X2, translating into MLLTRTSKSGLWTLQKTYWFRTCPPAYLASSPSRPHGTWNSAGSTRRRFVVAAGAGLGIGTILAYGNYRRQAAEVDPPASTSGPPFPVFTRQEVACHHSDADRVWVTYGSDVFDVTDFLELHPGGKSKILLAAGGALEPFWALYAMHKQEHVLEILQSYKVGELSPEEPPQPSVGDPYAEDPPRHPALKINTLKPFNAEPPSEVIAENYLTPSPFFFKRNHLPVPLVDPAAYRLHVQDACGRTLSLSLRDLKRSFRKHDVVATVQCAGNRRAEMNALQSTNRLGWGIGAISTACWGGVLLRDVLVHAGYQPGDEGHVCFEGLDRDQSGTVYGASIPLKKAMNPEGDVLLAYEMNGEELPRDHGFPLRVVVPGTVGARSVKWLTRISVGPEESKSHWQRKDYKGFSPAVTWDTVDFSKAPSIQEMPVQSAITEPSPDASVTPGELTVKGYAWSGGGRNVIRVDVSLDGGKSWREAELTGEEQLPGRAWAWKLWQLKASVPTGTKQLNIVCKAVDSSYNEQPDTVGPIWNILGVLNNAWHRVRISVGED; encoded by the exons GTTTAGAACCTGCCCCCCGGCTTACTTGGCTTCGTCACCCTCCCGCCCCCATGGCACTTGGAACAGCGCTGGCAGCACTAGACGCAGGTTTGTGGTAGCAGCCGGGGCTGGGTTGGGAATAGGTACCATCTTGGCCTACGGAAACTACCGTCGACAG gcGGCTGAGGTTGACCCCCCAGCGTCCACATCTGGCCCTCCATTTCCTGTCTTCACCCGgcaggaagtggcttgccaccaCAGCGATGCCGATCGAGTATGGGTGACCTACGGCAGCGATGTGTTCGACGTTACAGATTTCTTAGAGTTGCATCCTGGAGGGAAAAGCAAGATTCTCCTGGCAGCAGGAGGTGCTCTGGAACCCTTTTGGGCTCTCTATGCGATGCACAAACAGGAACATGTTTTAGAGATCCTTCAAAGTTACAAAGTGGGGGAGCTGAGCCCAGAGGAGCCTCCCCAACCGAGTGTGGGAGACCCTTATGCAGAGGATCCGCCACGCCACCCTGCCCTGAAAATCAACACTTTGAAGCCCTTCAATGCAGAACCCCCTTCAGAGGTGATCGCTGAGAACTATCTGACCCCCAGCCCGTTCTTCTTCAAACGCAACCACCTTCCTGTTCCGCTTGTGGACCCTGCTGCCTACCGGCTGCATGTCCAGGACGCCTGTGGCCGGACACTGTCTCTTTCTCTGCGGGACTTGAAAAGAAGTTTTCGTAAGCACGACGTGGTTGCCACAGTGCAGTGTGCTGGCAATCGCCGGGCAGAAATGAATGCACTCCAGAGCACCAACCGGTTAGGTTGGGGCATTGGGGCCATTAGCACGGCGTGCTGGGGGGGCGTCCTCCTCCGGGACGTCCTTGTGCATGCTGGGTACCAGCCTGGCGACGAAGGGCATGTCTGCTTTGAAGGGCTAGACAGAGATCAGAGCGGCACCGTTTATGGTGCCTCTATCCCTTTGAAGAAAGCAATGAACCCCGAGGGGGACGTCCTCTTGGCCTATGAGATGAACGGAGAAGAGCTGCCTCGGGATCATGGATTCCCCCTCCGGGTCGTCGTGCCCGGTACCGTGGGTGCTCGAAGCGTCAAGTGGCTGACCCGAATTTCAGTGGgtccagaggaaagcaaaagccACTGGCAGCGGAAAGATTATAAAGGATTCTCTCCCGCTGTGACGTGGGATACGGTGGACTTTTCCAAGGCCCCTTCCATCCAAGAGATGCCGGTCCAGTCAGCCATCACCGAGCCCAGCCCTGATGCCTCTGTCACCCCTGGAGAACTCACGGTGAAGGGCTATGCTTGGAGTGGAGGCGGGCGAAATGTCATCCGTGTGGATGTCTCACTGGATGGTGGGAAGAGCTGGCGGGAGGCCGAGCTAACTGGGGAGGAGCAGTTGCCTGGCCGAGCTTGGGCATGGAAGCTGTGGCAGCTGAAGGCTTCTGTGCCCACGGGTACCAAACAGCTGAACATTGTCTGTAAGGCTGTGGACAGCAGCTACAATGAGCAGCCTGACACGGTGGGGCCGATCTGGAACATTTTGGGAGTGCTCAACAATGCTTGGCACCGGGTGCGCATCTCCGTCGGGgaggactaa